The DNA sequence GGTGTTaggaaggagggctttgcagggttgacaggactggatttgtcgttgtcatttctggtgcccaggtcaatgatgtgtggtccgtccagtttcattccttattgactttgtagcaactagatgcaactgagtggcttgctaggccatctcagaaggCATTAAGTATAAAACGCattgggactggaatcacatataggccagaccaagtatggatggcagatttccttccctaaagggcattagagaaccagatgggcttttacaacaatcggcaatggtttcatagccatcattaattccagatttattaactgaatgcaAGTTTCACCTTCTgcactgatgggatttgaacccatctccccagagtaataccctgggtcgctcatccagtgacaataccactacaccaccacctccccacatgtaagagtgaagaagtcttattgCAGTTCGATCGgaccttgctgagaccacacctggtgaactgtggacagttttggtctctttacctaaggaaggatatactggccttggaaggagtgcagcaaagattcaccagactgattcctgggatgaggggattgtcctatgaggagagattgagtagactgggacaTTATTCCCTGaaatgtagaagaatgagaggtgatctgattgaaagatATACAATTTGTAATgtgattgacagggtagatactgggaggatgttttcgcctggctggggaatctagaactaggggtcccagtctcagaataaggggtcggccatttcggactgagataaggagaaatttcttcactcaagatgttgtgaatctttggaatctttggaattctgtatcccagagagctgtggatgctcagtccttgAGTATATTGAAGACAGGGGTCCATACATTTTTGGTTACAACAGAAATTAAGGAATAGGGGATAGtacgggaaggtggaattgagtgagaagaccagccatgatcatattgaatggtggagtagattcaaagggccgaatggcctcccctgctcctatttctgatgtgatTATAATTGTGTCAGTATGTGTTAATAATAAATGGGTTTCCTCTATTTTAACTGGTCATTATTTAATGATTGAGCTGTTACCCAGGATAAGCTGCAGAAGGTCCAGTTTCTAACCCGAAACTCACCACTCGGGCTCTTGGTCAACATGAACTGGTTACTGTCCCGCCCTCCCTGACTAGTCTCTGAGTTGCTGTATTTAAAATGTACATTTTCCTTTAatccatccagtgcagtctccagccagggctccattcatccagtgcagtctccagccagggctccgttcatccagtgcagtctccaaccaaggctccattcatccagtgcattctccagccagggctccattcatccagtgcagtctccagccagggctccattcatccagtgcagtctccagccagggctccattcatccaatgcagtctccagccagggctccattcatccagtgcagtctccagccagggctccattcatccaatgcagtctccagccagggctccattcatccagtgcagtctccagtcaggggtccattcatccaatgcagtctccagccagggctccattcatccagtgcagtctccagccaggcctccattcatccaatgcagtctccagccagggctccattcatccagtgcagtctccagccagggctccattcatccagtgcagtctccagtcagggctccattcatccagtgcagtctccaggccagggctccattcatccagtgcagtctccagccaaggctccattcatccagtgcagtctccagccagggttccattcatccagtgcagtctccagccaaggctccattcatccactgcagtctgcagccagggctccattcaacaactgcagtctccagccagggctccattcatccagtgccgtctccagccagggctccattcatccagtgcagtctctagccagggctccattcatccagtgcagtctccagccagggttccattcatccagtgcagtctccagccaaggctccattcatccactgcagtctgcagccagggctccattcatccactgcagtctccagccagggctccattcatccagtgccgtctccagccagggctccattcatccagtgcagtctctagccagggctccattcatccagtgcagtctccagccagggctccattcatccagtgcagtctccagccagggctccattcatccagtgcaggctccagccagggctccgtccatccagtgccgtctccagccaaggctccattcatccatcaCATCAGTAAAACGTACAAGGTGAAAACCATCGAACTGTAATAGTGGAGACTGTCGTCAggatgggggagcagggagctgcatggATTGGTGGAGGGACATCCTCTTTCCTCTCAGATACACACCtccctgagctccatccctccctccatccgagctccatccctccctctatctgatctccatccctccatctatctgagctccatccctccctctatctgagctccatccctccctctgtctgagctccatccctcactCTATCTGAGCTTCATCCCTCCCTGTGtccgagctccatccctccctctgtctgagctccatccctccctctatctgagctccatccctccctccatctgagctccatccctccctctatctgatctccatccctccatctatctgagctccatccctccctctatctgagctccatccctccctctgtctgagctccatccctccctctgtctgagctccatccctccctctatctgagcttcaTCCCTCCCTgtgtctgagctccatccctccctctgtctgagctccatccctccctctatctgagcttcaTCCCTCCCTgtgtctgagctccatccctccctctgtctgagctccatccctccctctatttgAGCTGCTGGGAGTCAGACCTGAGTTTGTTACATTTAATACCATTCAGAATAATGTCTGCATATTTTAAGTGTAAGTTTGATGAAATAAATTTGAACAGCACCAAAAACATTACAAATGGCTACTACATTTGGCAAAGTAGAAACCACAGCATTGTGTCAATGAGCATAGAACTAATGAAAGGGAGAATAAAAACTTTATGAATATGATTATCAGAAATGTGTCATTATTATATTTAAAAAGGTCTCCTTGTCAGTAAAGATATATCCTGTTGAGTAATATATGCAGACAGGCTGTGCTAAAGTTGGACAATGTTGAGATGTTGATTTCATGTTTTAACAATAAGCAGAATTAAGTTAACAAGATGTGAACAAGATGAGCAGAAATTGTTTACAGATGCTGATGACAGCCTCTGTGTTCCTCAGAGGGTCCCAGTTGTGTTGTTCACAAACCATGTTTTGCAGCCaggctgctcttcttaaaggcaggctgtccctTTTAAAGGAAATCTGAACTGAATAATATTGCTGCAGTTTAAATGATGCCAAACAGAATGCCAGGGGAGGGAGGGGCTTCAAGGATGACAGAGGCATGAACAGTGGAGGTGGGTAGGAGCAGAGATACCATGGTTCTTcagggggtgggggttgcggttAGGATGCATtggtgggtgtgtgagggtgaggtggagtatttgaCTGTCAGGAGTGAATCCTGAGTGCTCGGGATTGttactgggtgagtgatgggggtgtggtacaatgAGCAGGAGGAGAGGTTGGTGCTGTGCTTGGTGGGAGATGTcctgtgaagatacattcactgaccttgaccaccctgtgaggtcactgaacttctcgcgacactgctgtcaggtcctcaggtccagactccaggaattgacctccctggtcatCGCTCCCATTCTCTTCTGAGAGTTTTgctttgagggcctcctggctcctTGTGCAAACATTGATTCTCTCCTCCTTTGTACCTCCTCTATTAATGTCTCCAGTGTCACATCGGGAAacttgggagccctctctctgctctccagcCTGTgttttcaggtacatcacacttcacaatccagtctgtgtactcaggtacatcacacgtcacagtccagtctgtgtactcaggtacatcacacttcacaatccagtctgtgtcctcaagtagatcacacttcacaatccagtctgtgtactcaggtacatcacacttcacagtccagtctgtgtactcaggtacatcacacttcacaatccagtctgtgtactcaggtacatcacacttcacaatccaatctatgtactcaggaacatcacaattcacaatccggtctgcatactcaggtacatcacacttcaccatccagtctgtgtactcaggtacatcacacttcacaatccagtctgtgttctcaggaacatcacacttcacaatccagtctgtgtactcaggtacatcacacttcacagtccagtctgtgtactcaggtacatcacacttcacagtccagtctgtgtactcaggtacatcacacttcacaatccagtctgtgtactcaggtacatcacacttcacaatccagtctgtgtactcaggtacatcacacttcacagtccagtctgtgtactcaggtacatcacacttcacagtccagtctgtgtactcaggtacatcacacttcacagtccagtctgtgtactcaggtacatcacacttcacagttgagtctgtgtactcaggtacatcacacttcacaatccagtctgtgtactcaggtacatcacacttcacagtccagtctgtgtactcaggtacatcacacttcacaatccagtctgtgtactcaagtagatcacacttcacaatccagtctgtgtactcaggtacatcacacttcacaatccagtctgtgtactcagatacatcacacttcacaatccagtctgtgtactcagatacatcacacttcacaatccagtctgtgtactcaactggatcacacttcacaatccagtctgtgtactcaggtacatcacacttcacaatccagtctgtgtactcagatacatcacacttcacaatccagtctgtgtactcaggaacatcacacttcacaatccaatctgtgtactcaggtacatcacacttcacaatccagtctgtgtactcaggtacatcacacgtcacagtccagtctgtgttctcaggtacatcacacttcacaatccagtctgtgtactcaggtacatcacacttcacaatccagtctgtgtcctcaagtagatcacacttcacaatccagtctgtgtactcaggtacatcacacgtcacagtccagtctgtgttctcaggtacatcacacttcacaatccagtctgtgtactcaggaacatcacacttcacaatccagtctgtgtcctcaagtagatcacacttcacaatccagtctgtgtactcaggtacatcacacttcacagtccagtctgtgtactcaggtacatcacacttcacaatccagtctgtgtactcaggtacatcacacttcacaatccaatctatgtactcaggaacatcacaattcacaatccggtctgcatactcaggtacatcacacttcaccatccagtctgtgtactcaggtacatcacacttcacaatccagtctgtgttctcaggaacatcacacttcacaatccagtctgtgtactcaggtacatcacacttcacagtccagtctgtgtactcaggtacatcacacttcacagtccagtctgtgtactcaggtacatcacacttcacaatccagtctgtgtactcaggtacatcacacttcacaatccagtctgtgtactcaggtacatcacacttcacagtccagtctgtgtactcaggtacatcacacttcacagtccagtctgtgtactcaggtacat is a window from the Heterodontus francisci isolate sHetFra1 chromosome 8, sHetFra1.hap1, whole genome shotgun sequence genome containing:
- the LOC137373097 gene encoding ral guanine nucleotide dissociation stimulator-like 1 isoform X1, whose protein sequence is MQSPARAPFIQCSLQPGLHSSNAVSSQGSIHPVQSPARAPFIQCSLQSGLHSSSAVSRPGLHSSSAVSSQGSIHPVQSPARVPFIQCSLQPRLHSSTAVCSQGSIQQLQSPARAPFIQCRLQPGLHSSSAVSSQGSIHPVQSPARVPFIQCSLQPRLHSSTAVCSQGSIHPLQSPARAPFIQCRLQPGLHSSSAVSSQGSIHPVQSPARAPFIQCSLQPGLHSSSAGSSQGSVHPVPSPAKAPFIHHISKTYKSSELSSHSPIRPVDTVSSRVSSSLSSVSSSSSSSSHTPKVPRRSIFAAVCSWIQKCSVRTTSGNWALKCSASVTACISKVAFPGCRQKNGHDNIGIRQEDDDLHQSTLRASSNQTLETEPPENSQFTQTISQDRELVISEKANVFRAWYPANLDLLLRIPNTDELAWLQTQSCSTLPRAPKEGTLMHTLSRITL